The following are from one region of the Synechococcus sp. CBW1108 genome:
- a CDS encoding site-specific integrase, with amino-acid sequence MPRVRNQEPWAIAFREHVRELCEGWTVRESPKSGRVMLKVRGEAEQAITLPFAWAKSESGDAYIRIRNVYALTQEGNTLRQAAEIAAGKAPKLTEQRDWPGALERFKAQKLEHGTAIKPGTWATKYQPVLTEAVELLTSRKPPTTPADLLDRCIRSWPPGSRTRQERARNLAQFMRYCVAREQVPVVWAPPTDLKEHIGRRPPTATSKASDPITDQQIIDLIASLPDDAAGQRWADVLRLLSELGLRPIELLHLSVKADPKTGERYWWCSYEKRAGGGITKPRRLFPLPLVDAEGAAQQWHLLERWPIELPSLRSGNGAADAIATYLNRRTGWKSLRAQLEAQSQRLSCYSFRHSYSVRGHQRGIDNGSMALAMGHSIEVHCRSYPWATEAGAAAAFERAAVP; translated from the coding sequence ATGCCCCGCGTCAGGAATCAGGAGCCCTGGGCCATTGCCTTCCGCGAGCACGTCCGCGAGCTCTGCGAGGGGTGGACGGTGCGCGAGTCACCCAAATCCGGGCGAGTCATGCTCAAGGTCAGGGGTGAGGCAGAGCAGGCGATCACTTTGCCCTTCGCTTGGGCCAAATCTGAATCAGGCGACGCCTACATCCGCATCCGAAACGTCTACGCACTAACGCAGGAGGGGAATACCCTCCGCCAGGCCGCCGAGATCGCGGCAGGCAAGGCGCCCAAGCTGACCGAGCAGCGCGACTGGCCGGGGGCCCTTGAGCGGTTCAAGGCGCAAAAACTGGAGCACGGCACTGCGATCAAGCCCGGCACCTGGGCCACCAAATACCAGCCAGTGCTCACTGAGGCGGTGGAGCTGCTCACCAGCCGCAAGCCACCCACCACGCCAGCAGACCTGCTCGACCGTTGCATCCGCAGCTGGCCGCCAGGGAGCCGCACTCGGCAGGAGCGGGCCCGCAACCTGGCCCAGTTCATGCGCTACTGCGTTGCCCGTGAGCAGGTGCCGGTGGTCTGGGCACCACCAACCGATCTCAAGGAACACATCGGCCGGCGCCCGCCCACCGCCACCAGCAAGGCCAGCGACCCGATCACCGATCAGCAGATCATCGACCTGATCGCATCACTGCCTGATGACGCAGCAGGGCAGCGCTGGGCTGATGTTCTGCGGCTGTTGAGTGAACTCGGCTTGCGCCCAATCGAGCTACTACACCTCAGCGTCAAGGCAGATCCGAAAACGGGTGAGCGCTACTGGTGGTGCAGCTACGAAAAGAGAGCAGGTGGCGGCATTACCAAACCGCGGCGGCTGTTTCCGCTACCACTGGTTGACGCCGAAGGCGCCGCCCAGCAATGGCACCTGCTGGAGCGGTGGCCCATTGAGCTGCCCTCGCTGCGATCGGGCAACGGTGCAGCGGATGCCATCGCCACCTATCTGAACCGCCGCACTGGGTGGAAGTCGCTGCGGGCCCAGCTTGAGGCCCAGAGCCAGCGGCTGAGCTGCTACAGCTTCCGGCACAGCTACAGCGTGCGCGGTCACCAGCGCGGCATCGACAACGGCTCTATGGCGCTGGCGATGGGGCACAGCATCGAGGTGCATTGCCGTAGCTACCCATGGGCAACTGAGGCGGGTGCGGCGGCTGCGTTTGAACGGGCGGCGGTTCCTTAA
- a CDS encoding siphovirus Gp157 family protein produces MAVLTPIPTCSLQRSGSLWQLGIEAQELTTAISQLAEQLEADDPEQRALALAELEAALLAEEGNKAALFAKADATCWVIEHLRGQATYRSQQAKRLADLARSDAGRADALEESLVFVLTQLQPAATRFSFPNHELSSRKSQAVVIDDEEALDSEWLTFSTTSKPDKNAIKEALKAGREIPGAQLLNRRSWRIH; encoded by the coding sequence ATGGCTGTTCTCACTCCCATCCCCACCTGCTCCCTGCAGCGCTCTGGTTCCCTCTGGCAGCTGGGCATCGAGGCCCAGGAGCTCACCACCGCTATCTCCCAGCTGGCCGAGCAGCTGGAAGCCGACGACCCCGAGCAGCGCGCTTTGGCCCTCGCCGAGCTCGAGGCCGCCTTGCTCGCAGAAGAAGGCAATAAAGCTGCCCTCTTTGCCAAGGCCGATGCCACCTGCTGGGTGATCGAGCACCTGCGCGGTCAGGCCACCTACCGGAGCCAGCAGGCCAAGCGGCTCGCCGATCTGGCCCGCTCTGATGCCGGCCGGGCCGATGCCCTTGAGGAGTCGCTGGTCTTTGTCCTCACCCAGCTGCAGCCAGCTGCTACGCGCTTCTCCTTCCCCAATCACGAGCTGTCAAGCCGCAAGTCCCAGGCCGTGGTGATCGACGACGAAGAGGCCCTCGATTCCGAGTGGCTCACCTTCTCCACCACCAGCAAGCCGGACAAGAACGCCATCAAAGAGGCACTCAAAGCAGGGAGGGAGATCCCCGGCGCTCAGCTGCTCAACCGCCGCTCCTGGCGCATCCACTGA
- a CDS encoding SLOG family protein encodes MAPSHSLVIVAGGGRDLLWLPAQIAAVLLARSSGQLVHGLLHGGARGADRTIGRAAFQLGWPVEVLPADWRRHGRAAGPIRNRELLELAISRADALSSAAAPVSVLVVAFPGGAGTASLVREARRLAAHAPVPLSVAQISHAPSLN; translated from the coding sequence GTGGCCCCATCCCACTCGCTTGTGATCGTGGCAGGCGGTGGCCGCGATCTGCTTTGGTTGCCCGCGCAGATCGCCGCTGTTCTTCTGGCCCGCAGCAGCGGTCAGCTCGTGCATGGGCTGCTCCATGGCGGAGCCCGCGGCGCTGATCGCACCATCGGTCGCGCCGCTTTTCAGCTGGGCTGGCCGGTTGAGGTGCTCCCCGCCGATTGGCGCCGCCATGGCCGCGCTGCCGGGCCAATCCGTAATCGGGAGCTACTCGAGCTGGCGATCAGCCGGGCCGATGCGCTCAGCTCCGCTGCTGCCCCGGTCTCGGTGCTGGTGGTGGCGTTCCCCGGTGGCGCTGGCACCGCCTCGCTGGTGAGAGAAGCCCGCCGCTTGGCAGCCCATGCGCCAGTGCCGCTCTCTGTGGCGCAGATCAGCCACGCCCCCAGCCTCAATTGA
- a CDS encoding galactose oxidase, translated as MVPVPLSRLEPSRKEEIEDWPWLDQAVLCSSRSRRVCMTCHFFRHHPGPECIPLLTCHLHQGLIAHGEHLTSRCSGWTEDVHRQRGWAPEVA; from the coding sequence ATGGTGCCGGTCCCTCTCTCCCGCCTGGAGCCCTCCCGCAAGGAGGAGATAGAAGACTGGCCCTGGCTGGATCAGGCGGTGCTCTGCTCCAGCCGCAGCCGCCGTGTCTGCATGACCTGCCACTTCTTCCGCCACCACCCGGGGCCCGAGTGCATACCGCTGCTCACCTGCCACCTGCATCAGGGCCTCATCGCTCATGGCGAGCACCTGACAAGCCGCTGCAGCGGCTGGACCGAGGACGTTCATCGCCAGCGGGGCTGGGCGCCTGAGGTGGCCTGA
- the istA gene encoding IS21 family transposase, which produces MLETLVPMRRDQVMPAPLTSHQRNLFMTKRRGGSSQEAAAAAAGISVRSARRIECNQLQPRANQPRGRTRPDPLVGVWEEELVPLLQRSPALTPITLLEHLQQQKPDVDWIPLQRTLQRRVREWKALHGPAPEVIFPLSYEPGEIAFCDFTQLKGVEVTIAGQVFPHLLFHYRLAWSGWSYAQVVQGGESFAALSEGLQNALAACGGVPGELRTDRLSAACRNRNGSFSSDITRRYHALCSHYSLAYSRNNLGVAHENGRVESPHGHLKRRIEQALLLRGSSDFESLAEYQAFLAAVIDQYNRPRLIRLEQEQAALRPLPRFRFADYDIEQLTVRRTSTIEVRRVVYSVPPRLIDQRLTVRIFHDRLQLLLGRQIACELERRHGGVERHGRAWSIDLEHLIDALRRKPRALLHCSYQRELFPDERWWQLWQQLRNGGDRDAAARLMVEALYVGCRLAGYEPVLVWLEKAHQRQGLSLAALQQRFRLPPHRPHPPQRISQHTLQSYDDLLALHPAAPGGGSRPADPAATAAVGMDPLPLAEHRLAG; this is translated from the coding sequence GTGCTGGAGACCCTGGTGCCGATGCGCAGGGACCAGGTGATGCCGGCACCACTGACAAGCCACCAACGCAATCTGTTCATGACGAAACGACGAGGCGGCAGCAGCCAGGAGGCTGCTGCCGCGGCGGCGGGCATCTCAGTGCGCAGTGCTCGCCGGATTGAATGCAATCAGCTGCAGCCGCGGGCGAACCAGCCCCGTGGCCGCACCCGCCCCGATCCGCTGGTAGGGGTATGGGAGGAGGAGCTGGTGCCGTTGCTGCAGCGCTCACCCGCGCTGACGCCGATCACGCTCCTGGAGCATCTGCAGCAGCAGAAACCTGATGTGGACTGGATTCCGCTACAGCGCACCCTGCAGCGCCGGGTGCGGGAGTGGAAGGCACTGCACGGCCCGGCGCCGGAGGTGATCTTCCCTTTGAGCTATGAGCCTGGCGAAATTGCCTTCTGTGACTTCACCCAGCTCAAGGGGGTGGAGGTGACGATCGCCGGCCAGGTGTTCCCCCATCTGCTGTTCCACTACCGCCTGGCCTGGAGCGGCTGGAGCTATGCGCAGGTGGTCCAGGGCGGCGAGAGTTTTGCAGCCCTCTCCGAGGGTCTGCAGAACGCTCTGGCTGCCTGCGGCGGGGTGCCAGGTGAACTGCGCACCGACCGGTTATCAGCAGCGTGCCGTAACCGCAACGGCAGTTTCAGCTCCGACATCACCCGCCGTTATCACGCCCTCTGCAGCCACTACAGCCTGGCCTACAGCCGCAACAACCTGGGGGTGGCGCATGAGAACGGCCGTGTGGAGAGTCCCCATGGCCATCTCAAGCGGCGGATCGAGCAGGCGTTGCTGCTGCGCGGCAGCAGTGATTTCGAGTCGCTGGCTGAATACCAGGCTTTTCTGGCCGCGGTGATTGACCAGTACAACAGGCCGCGCCTGATCCGGCTGGAGCAGGAGCAGGCGGCGCTGCGGCCACTACCGCGGTTTCGTTTTGCCGACTACGACATTGAACAGCTCACGGTGCGGCGCACCAGCACGATCGAGGTACGCAGAGTCGTGTATTCGGTGCCGCCGCGGCTGATCGACCAGCGGCTGACGGTGCGGATCTTCCACGACCGGCTGCAGCTGCTTCTGGGCCGGCAGATCGCCTGCGAACTGGAGCGGCGCCACGGCGGTGTCGAGCGTCATGGGCGGGCGTGGAGCATCGATCTGGAGCACCTGATCGATGCGCTCAGGCGAAAACCCCGGGCATTGCTGCACTGCAGTTACCAGCGGGAGCTGTTCCCCGATGAGCGCTGGTGGCAGCTGTGGCAGCAGCTGCGCAATGGCGGTGACCGTGACGCCGCCGCCCGATTGATGGTCGAGGCGCTGTATGTGGGCTGCCGCCTGGCGGGCTACGAGCCAGTGCTGGTTTGGCTCGAGAAGGCCCATCAACGGCAGGGGCTGTCGCTGGCGGCGCTGCAGCAACGCTTCCGGCTGCCGCCCCATCGCCCCCACCCGCCGCAACGCATTTCCCAACACACGCTGCAGAGCTATGACGACCTCCTTGCCCTCCATCCCGCGGCCCCAGGCGGCGGAAGCCGCCCTGCCGATCCTGCTGCGACAGCTGCGGTTGGCATGGATCCGCTGCCACTGGCAGAGCATCGCCTCGCAGGCTGA
- the istB gene encoding IS21-like element helper ATPase IstB, whose translation MAWIRCHWQSIASQAEGEGWSPSQFLYALCEQEMEQRQQARQHRLLRAAQLPWSKALADYDHGGRIEAHRWQELEALSRQSEWLQRGENVLLFGPSGVGKTHLAVGIALAQIGLDQACRFYPATSLVQELQKARAEYNLPAALERLDRYPLLLIDDIGYVRRDEQESSVLFELICHRYERRSLLITANQPFTAWDEIFPSSSMTVAAVDRLVHHCHIVEISGDSHRRAQASRRSGSK comes from the coding sequence TTGGCATGGATCCGCTGCCACTGGCAGAGCATCGCCTCGCAGGCTGAGGGCGAGGGCTGGAGCCCCAGTCAGTTTCTCTATGCCCTGTGCGAGCAGGAAATGGAGCAACGCCAGCAGGCCCGCCAGCACCGGCTGCTGCGCGCGGCCCAGCTGCCCTGGAGCAAAGCGCTGGCGGACTACGACCATGGCGGCCGGATCGAGGCGCACCGATGGCAGGAACTGGAGGCCTTGAGCCGCCAGAGCGAGTGGCTGCAGCGGGGCGAGAACGTGCTGCTGTTCGGCCCCAGCGGTGTGGGCAAGACGCACCTGGCGGTCGGCATCGCCTTGGCGCAGATCGGCCTGGATCAGGCCTGCCGCTTCTATCCCGCCACGAGCCTGGTGCAGGAGCTGCAGAAGGCCCGCGCCGAATACAACCTGCCGGCAGCGCTGGAGCGGCTGGATCGCTACCCGCTGCTGCTGATCGATGACATTGGCTATGTGCGGCGGGATGAACAGGAGAGCAGCGTGCTGTTTGAGCTGATCTGCCACCGCTACGAGCGCCGATCGCTGCTGATCACCGCCAATCAGCCGTTCACCGCCTGGGATGAGATCTTCCCCAGCAGCTCAATGACCGTGGCGGCGGTGGACCGGCTGGTGCACCACTGCCACATCGTCGAGATCAGCGGCGACAGCCACCGCCGCGCCCAAGCAAGCCGGCGCAGCGGCAGCAAATAG
- a CDS encoding DUF1651 domain-containing protein: protein MHLGSRQRPPLSPQEAWLSDGRQVLHFRPTRWDRWCQQLEVTVGELLPDQPVPLLKRRLELSREEALKLWSEKRKEGWQPTQPAAGALGRSSHFEGDARLLITTVNRQSGWEGK, encoded by the coding sequence ATGCACTTAGGTAGCCGGCAGCGCCCGCCGCTCTCACCCCAGGAGGCCTGGCTGAGCGATGGCCGACAGGTGCTGCACTTCCGGCCGACCCGCTGGGACCGTTGGTGTCAGCAGCTAGAAGTCACGGTCGGTGAGCTGTTGCCGGATCAACCGGTGCCGCTGCTCAAGCGGCGGCTGGAGCTCAGCCGCGAGGAGGCCCTCAAGCTCTGGAGCGAGAAACGCAAAGAAGGTTGGCAGCCCACTCAACCTGCTGCAGGCGCTCTTGGGAGGAGCAGCCATTTCGAGGGTGACGCCCGGCTCCTGATCACTACGGTGAACCGCCAGAGTGGATGGGAAGGGAAGTAG
- a CDS encoding virulence-associated E family protein, giving the protein MIHDTGSRYTLQQILDCLPEPEPQLLNVKQSGPFASSARKAAADLPPRPESSVIDALRQVPEFKHDQGRRDELLGLALRLSVELGTERAHELMAQHSPTVTDLAGYFRKGPDRISPGSLYPFLREHYGIDIQRHDLKRDLRPAGRQNDAGGIVNGFDDQSPPPASFQALIQLLPDGWSEKGNHQTLSPGQLAEMLPLNWLRFNELDLRAEIQTSSRWQRITDACLDSAYVLLTAKGWRITAEPVVKAVLHAARQCPHHPVRDYLEQIEVNPSITPFDLDQVGPRFFRATNPLHVEMIRKWLIGAVARALHPGCQMDYCLVLQGGQGQQKSRSIEALASKDLHCCSVPENEKDLILNVHSTWIYELAELESVTNRKESGRLKNLITTSIDNMRPPYGRTAERLPRQSVFAATVNEDTFLRDDTGNRRYWVVPVEGARPLDPAGIAAARDSIWKAAVIAYRSGELPILSTTMETLSATQNEDFNQQDPWVEMVRAWMDGDPLARWDRERDPAPLRYDPEQPFTSAEVLYSAGLRRPDQIQRYDENRIAAVLKKMSFQKRKQERVGGRKVRRWELSQPPQPPQPQGAGVVTPQTDCTGTGLSTLSQPPQPISGKREEVEESATGGAGEHTNQLFSEGGCGTPLHPPKSIEAQSVSVSQPPLEEVVTPEGVKTPQRKKRGQHRKKGQASAPFDRRTYESTFL; this is encoded by the coding sequence TTGATCCACGACACCGGCAGCCGCTACACCCTCCAGCAGATCCTGGACTGCCTGCCGGAGCCCGAGCCCCAGTTGCTCAACGTCAAGCAGTCAGGGCCCTTTGCCAGTAGCGCTCGCAAGGCAGCAGCAGACCTGCCACCACGGCCAGAAAGCTCTGTGATTGATGCCTTGAGGCAGGTGCCTGAGTTCAAGCATGACCAGGGCCGCCGTGATGAGTTGCTAGGGCTAGCGCTTCGTCTGTCGGTTGAGCTGGGCACCGAGCGGGCACATGAGTTGATGGCCCAGCATTCGCCCACCGTCACAGACCTTGCAGGCTATTTCCGCAAAGGACCAGACCGCATCAGCCCAGGCTCGCTTTACCCATTTCTGCGCGAGCACTACGGCATCGACATCCAGCGCCACGACCTCAAGCGGGACTTACGGCCCGCGGGCCGGCAAAATGATGCAGGCGGGATCGTCAACGGTTTTGACGACCAGTCACCACCACCCGCATCGTTCCAGGCATTGATCCAGCTGCTGCCAGATGGCTGGAGCGAGAAGGGCAACCATCAAACCCTGAGTCCCGGCCAGTTGGCCGAGATGCTTCCACTCAACTGGCTGAGATTCAACGAGCTTGATCTACGGGCTGAGATTCAGACCAGCAGCCGGTGGCAGCGGATCACTGACGCCTGCCTTGATTCCGCTTATGTGCTGCTCACCGCCAAGGGCTGGCGCATCACGGCGGAGCCCGTCGTGAAGGCGGTGCTCCATGCCGCTAGGCAATGCCCCCATCACCCGGTCCGCGATTACCTGGAGCAGATCGAGGTAAACCCCAGCATCACCCCGTTTGATCTCGATCAGGTCGGGCCGCGCTTCTTTCGCGCTACCAACCCGCTTCACGTTGAGATGATCCGCAAGTGGCTGATTGGTGCTGTTGCGCGGGCGCTCCATCCCGGCTGCCAGATGGACTACTGCTTGGTGCTACAGGGCGGACAAGGCCAGCAGAAGTCTCGATCAATTGAGGCCCTCGCCTCAAAGGATTTGCATTGCTGCAGCGTGCCCGAAAACGAAAAGGATCTAATACTGAATGTTCACAGCACTTGGATCTATGAGCTGGCGGAGCTGGAGAGCGTCACCAACCGCAAAGAATCCGGGCGATTGAAGAATCTAATAACCACCAGTATCGACAACATGCGTCCACCGTATGGGCGCACAGCGGAACGGCTTCCCCGTCAGTCGGTTTTCGCCGCCACTGTCAACGAGGACACTTTCCTGCGGGATGACACCGGCAACCGCCGGTACTGGGTCGTTCCGGTTGAGGGTGCTCGCCCATTGGATCCGGCGGGCATCGCTGCCGCCAGGGATTCGATCTGGAAAGCGGCTGTGATCGCCTACCGCTCGGGTGAGCTCCCCATACTCTCCACGACCATGGAAACCCTGAGCGCCACACAAAACGAGGACTTCAACCAGCAGGACCCATGGGTCGAGATGGTCCGCGCCTGGATGGACGGCGATCCGTTGGCGCGGTGGGACAGGGAACGCGACCCCGCCCCTCTGCGCTACGACCCAGAACAGCCCTTCACCAGCGCGGAGGTGCTGTACTCAGCCGGCCTGCGACGCCCAGACCAAATCCAGAGATACGACGAAAACAGGATCGCGGCTGTGCTGAAGAAAATGAGCTTTCAGAAGCGCAAGCAAGAACGGGTAGGGGGGCGGAAGGTCCGCCGGTGGGAGCTGTCCCAACCGCCACAACCGCCACAACCACAAGGCGCCGGGGTTGTGACACCCCAGACTGACTGCACTGGAACGGGTCTGTCCACCTTGTCCCAACCGCCACAACCTATTTCAGGAAAAAGGGAGGAGGTAGAGGAGAGCGCTACAGGGGGCGCTGGTGAACATACGAATCAGCTTTTTTCTGAGGGGGGTTGTGGCACCCCCCTTCACCCGCCCAAATCAATTGAGGCGCAGTCGGTTTCAGTGTCACAACCCCCCTTAGAAGAGGTTGTGACACCTGAGGGGGTTAAGACACCTCAGCGCAAGAAAAGGGGCCAACATCGCAAAAAGGGCCAGGCGTCCGCCCCGTTTGATCGGCGAACCTACGAATCCACTTTCCTATAG
- a CDS encoding galactose oxidase has translation MPIPLSRLEPSRKEEIEDWPWLDQAVLRSSRSRQVCMTCHFFRHHPGPECIPLLTCHLHQGLIAHGEHLTYRCQGWTEDLHRQRGWAPEAA, from the coding sequence GTGCCTATCCCCCTCTCCCGCTTAGAGCCCTCCCGCAAGGAGGAGATCGAAGACTGGCCCTGGCTTGATCAGGCGGTGCTCCGCTCCAGCCGCAGCCGCCAGGTCTGCATGACCTGCCACTTCTTCCGCCACCACCCGGGGCCAGAGTGCATCCCACTGCTCACCTGCCACCTGCATCAGGGCCTTATCGCCCACGGCGAGCACCTCACTTACCGTTGCCAGGGCTGGACCGAAGACCTGCATCGACAGCGGGGCTGGGCGCCAGAGGCGGCCTAA
- a CDS encoding RAD52 family DNA repair protein has product MIRSAERSDTETSASPPSAAVPQVLQTQHLGFSPEQLAALSAPLDRANVRQREQGRSRVSYLEGWQVIAEANRIFGFDGWQRQTIAVRCVAQAERTIGRDQKPGWGVTYTARVRITVTAGGLTPLLREGTGAGHGIDVDLGQAHESAIKEAETDAMKRALMTFGNPFGLALYDKAQRQVSSAAGQGDGAQRPPVIRPAAGAPSSAAAPPAQAHPQVTASTPAPSAPVDPGQVPLDAQTIQHLHSSLRTLPRPLLESLTSAFRKRFQVPDEAVTIADRINQKCHHDWIEAFLVQHQPGAD; this is encoded by the coding sequence GTGATCCGCTCCGCTGAGCGGTCCGATACGGAGACCTCAGCAAGCCCACCATCAGCCGCAGTGCCGCAAGTTCTCCAGACTCAGCACCTTGGCTTCTCCCCCGAGCAGCTCGCCGCTCTCTCCGCCCCGCTGGATCGGGCCAACGTCCGCCAGCGGGAGCAGGGCCGCAGCCGCGTGAGCTATTTGGAGGGTTGGCAGGTGATCGCAGAAGCAAACCGCATCTTTGGCTTTGATGGCTGGCAGCGCCAAACCATCGCCGTCCGCTGCGTTGCCCAGGCAGAACGAACCATCGGCAGAGATCAGAAGCCCGGCTGGGGCGTCACCTACACCGCCCGCGTCCGCATCACCGTCACAGCCGGAGGTCTTACGCCTCTGCTTCGGGAAGGCACTGGCGCCGGCCATGGCATCGACGTGGACCTGGGGCAGGCCCATGAGTCCGCCATCAAGGAGGCCGAAACCGATGCGATGAAGCGAGCGCTGATGACCTTTGGGAACCCATTTGGCCTCGCCCTGTACGACAAGGCGCAGCGGCAGGTCAGCAGCGCAGCGGGCCAGGGTGATGGAGCCCAGCGGCCTCCCGTGATTCGGCCGGCGGCTGGCGCACCCTCTTCCGCCGCAGCACCCCCGGCCCAAGCCCACCCCCAGGTCACGGCCTCGACGCCAGCGCCATCAGCTCCGGTCGATCCCGGCCAGGTGCCCCTCGATGCCCAGACCATCCAGCACCTCCACAGCAGCCTGCGGACCCTGCCCCGGCCCCTGCTGGAGAGCCTCACCAGTGCCTTCCGCAAACGATTTCAGGTGCCAGATGAGGCGGTGACGATCGCCGATCGGATCAACCAGAAGTGCCACCACGACTGGATTGAAGCGTTTCTGGTGCAGCACCAGCCGGGCGCCGACTGA
- a CDS encoding glycosyltransferase, whose translation MTAAPLAQALQKRKGLAGSPQSRPVYWLVSAADEIVQHHATATASRMAKVRLISVGSRGDLQPYLAILLELQRRGHQVSLIGSVNFQAMAEAHALPFVPLPGDFTSLLSSEAGLALMQGKPVRLICDALLGELLETARAAMEGTDLLLVSPLCLWGYHLAEAAGCPLVVLSPMPIMATGDFPFLGFPASPTSRNAGSTRHRIRRRLNRSSYRLVSLLKWRQDARVIQAFRRDRLDLQPLPWGGAESRRTPPAYLVDPPVLHLISPQVLPHPADWKASASLTGFCFLEPRTAAGAILPTPYSPDRELSAFLEGGPAPFYAGFGSMISRDPEALAAAVVEAAQLAGVRLILSPGWGRVVPRAALPADVLLLEECPHSWLFPRVQAAIHHGGAGTTATTLRCGIPSTVVAFFADQPAWGRTLEQLGVSPATHRLSSLSAEALAASIRALAGEPRFRQRARELQQLLAREDGVACTASAIEARLAGMG comes from the coding sequence ATGACGGCGGCACCTCTGGCTCAGGCCTTGCAGAAGCGGAAGGGCCTGGCGGGTTCACCACAGAGCAGGCCCGTCTACTGGCTGGTCTCAGCTGCCGATGAAATCGTGCAGCATCACGCGACAGCAACGGCTTCCCGCATGGCCAAGGTCCGGTTGATCTCCGTCGGTTCCAGGGGAGACCTGCAGCCCTACCTGGCGATCCTGCTGGAACTGCAGCGCCGCGGACATCAGGTGAGCCTGATCGGCAGCGTCAACTTCCAGGCCATGGCGGAAGCCCATGCGCTGCCGTTCGTGCCCCTGCCGGGTGACTTCACCTCGCTGCTGAGCTCGGAGGCGGGCCTGGCGTTGATGCAGGGCAAGCCCGTGCGCCTGATCTGCGATGCACTGCTGGGTGAGCTGCTGGAGACGGCTCGCGCCGCCATGGAGGGCACGGATTTGCTTTTGGTGTCGCCGCTGTGCCTGTGGGGTTACCACCTGGCAGAGGCCGCCGGCTGTCCCCTGGTGGTACTGAGCCCCATGCCGATCATGGCCACCGGGGATTTCCCCTTTCTGGGCTTCCCCGCCTCACCAACCAGCCGCAATGCCGGCAGCACAAGGCATCGAATCCGGCGCCGGCTCAACCGCAGCAGCTACCGGCTGGTCAGCCTGCTCAAGTGGCGTCAGGACGCCCGGGTGATCCAGGCCTTTCGCCGCGATCGCCTGGACCTGCAGCCCCTCCCCTGGGGCGGCGCCGAGAGCCGCCGCACCCCACCGGCCTATCTGGTGGATCCGCCGGTGCTGCATCTGATCAGTCCTCAGGTGTTGCCGCACCCGGCTGACTGGAAGGCGAGCGCCTCGCTCACCGGCTTCTGCTTCCTCGAGCCCCGCACGGCCGCTGGGGCCATCCTGCCTACGCCCTACAGCCCGGATCGGGAGCTGAGCGCCTTCCTTGAGGGCGGCCCTGCTCCCTTCTATGCCGGTTTCGGCAGCATGATTAGCCGCGATCCAGAAGCGCTGGCGGCTGCGGTAGTGGAAGCAGCGCAGCTGGCTGGCGTTCGACTGATCCTCTCGCCCGGTTGGGGCCGGGTTGTGCCCCGAGCGGCCCTGCCCGCTGATGTGCTTCTGCTGGAAGAGTGCCCGCACAGCTGGCTGTTTCCCAGGGTGCAGGCCGCGATTCATCACGGCGGTGCCGGCACCACCGCCACCACGCTGCGCTGCGGCATCCCGTCGACGGTGGTGGCGTTCTTTGCGGACCAGCCCGCCTGGGGACGCACGCTGGAGCAGCTCGGGGTCAGCCCGGCCACACACCGGTTGAGCAGTCTCAGCGCCGAGGCCCTGGCTGCCAGCATCCGAGCCCTGGCAGGCGAACCACGCTTCCGCCAGCGAGCCCGGGAGTTGCAGCAGTTGCTGGCCCGCGAGGACGGGGTGGCCTGCACCGCCAGTGCTATCGAAGCCCGCCTCGCCGGCATGGGGTAA